CTCTCAAACATCACAATCATTCAAGAAAGAAATCCCATGGAGCTTAAAACAAAGCAATATGATTTCAATCATTCAAACTCAACAATCAATTGAAGCACACGAATCCGAATCGATTAACAAACGAACCTTCAAAGAACACGAACCACACGGCAAAACAATAGATGCAGGCAACGCATCGAACGTCCTTAAGGAAACCTTACTCCCAATCCTCAACATTGGATATCCCATTTCCTCCAACTCCCCAGAATCAATAAAGAAGTAATCACCACAGCGACACTGATAAAAGAGTTCTACAATCTCACCTTTATCTTCCACAGCCATATCCTCTAAGCCTATGCTCTCTGCACCCATTGCATCCCCTTTGGCAGCTTGGAGCTCTCTGTCATAAGCTGCACGAGACATCGAGCTGCCGAGGACTTCCCAAGCCTTCTGCACTTTGAAGTATCGTTCTCCCACAACGTCGTCTGGATGAGATTTCTGGCAC
This is a stretch of genomic DNA from Cucurbita pepo subsp. pepo cultivar mu-cu-16 unplaced genomic scaffold, ASM280686v2 Cp4.1_scaffold006221, whole genome shotgun sequence. It encodes these proteins:
- the LOC111787157 gene encoding DPH4 homolog (The sequence of the model RefSeq protein was modified relative to this genomic sequence to represent the inferred CDS: added 14 bases not found in genome assembly), yielding MSSSSGSIGETYYDVLSLREDASHDEIRASYRSALLNFHPDKLQAMCQKSHPDDVVGERYFKVQKAWEVLGSSMSRAAYDRELQAAKGDAMGAESIGLEDMAVEDKGEIVELFYQCRCGDYFFIDSGELEEMGYPMLRIGSKVSLRTFDALPASIVLPCGSCSLKVRLLIDSDSCASIDC